Below is a window of Candidatus Eremiobacteraceae bacterium DNA.
TCGACGCTCTCATCGGCACGCTGCGCGAACGAGCGGGCGCCGTCGACACGTATAGCCATGTCGTGCTTCGCGAGATCGTCTTCTAGCGAGCGTACTTGTCCTAGGATGCGGCGCGCGCCGAGCGGAATCCGCGGCTTCCACCTGTGAAAGGGGGCCGCATGTTCAAGGATCGCGTCGCAATCGTCACCGGAGGCACGCGCGGTATCGGCGCTGCCATCACTTCGTTGCTCGCGCGCAGCGGCGCCCACGTCGCCGCAGGCTACGCGCGCGACCGCACGCGCGCCGAAGAATTGCAGAAAACTCTGACCGCGGCCGGCGCATCGGTTTCGGTTCATCAAGGCAACGTCGGCGACGCGGACGACTGCAAGCGGGTGGTCGACGAAGTGCTTCGCGAGCGCGGCCACGTCGATTTCTTGATCAACAACGCGGGCATCACCATCGACAAGACCGTCCGGAAGATGACGGTTGAAGATTGGCACAACGTCCTGCGCGCAAATCTTTCCGGCGCGTTTTACATGACGAAAGCGCTGCTCGAGCACATGATCGAGCGCAAATTCGGCCGCATCGTCAACATCAGCTCGGTGATCGGCGAGACCGGCAATGTCGGGCAGGCGAATTACGCGGCGTCGAAATCCGGTCTCTTCGGCTTCTCCAAGAGTCTGGCGC
It encodes the following:
- the fabG gene encoding 3-oxoacyl-[acyl-carrier-protein] reductase — encoded protein: MFKDRVAIVTGGTRGIGAAITSLLARSGAHVAAGYARDRTRAEELQKTLTAAGASVSVHQGNVGDADDCKRVVDEVLRERGHVDFLINNAGITIDKTVRKMTVEDWHNVLRANLSGAFYMTKALLEHMIERKFGRIVNISSVIGETGNVGQANYAASKSGLFGFSKSLALEMARKGITVNCVAPGFIGTEMVEAIPKAVLDTVIEKIPMHRLGTPDEVARVVRFLLEDESGYITGAVYTVNGGLDM